In Deinococcus maricopensis DSM 21211, the sequence GGGCGGTCCAGCAGGCGGGCGAGGTCGCCCGCGGCCTGCGCGGGGTCGGGCGCGTCGAGGATGGCGCGGACGACGGCGAGGCGCGTGGCGCCCGCGCGGATCACGTCGGGCGCAGTGGCGTGGTCGATGCCGCCGATGGCGTACCAGGGCACGCCGGTGTGGTCCTCGGGGGCGTGCGCGGCGGCCCAGCGGACGTAGTCGAGCGTGGCGGGCGCGCGGCCCGGTTTGGTGGGCGTGGCGTACACGGGCCCGACCGCGAAGTACGCGGGGCGGTCCGCGAGGGCCGCTTCGGCATGGTCGGGCGCGTGCGTGCTGCGGCCGATGCGCAGGGCAGGCGCGAGGTCGCGCGCCCAGCGGGTGGGGAGGTCGGCCTGCCCGAGGTGCACGCCGGTCGCGCCGCTCGCGACGGCGACGTCCACGCGGTCGTTGATGAACAGCGGGACGCGCCGCGCGTGCGCGAGGTCCCGCACACGTTCCGCGAGGCGGATGTACGGCACGGCCTCCCAGCCTTTGCAGCGGAGTTGCAGGGTGTCCACGCCGCCGTCGAGGGCAGCGGCGATGCGGGCGAGAAAGTCGGCTTCCGCCTGCCCGTCGCGCGGGGTGGCGACGAGGTACAGGCGCCCGAGGGGGAACGGCGTCACGTGGTGACCTCCTCCGGGGCGCTGCGGTACAGTTCGCCGCCGCCCTCGCGGAACTCGCGGGCTTTGTCCTGCAGGCCGAGCAGGACGTCGTCGGCGCGCAGGTCGTGGCTGAGTTTCATGCTGCAGAAGTGCGGGCCGCACATGCTGCAGAAGTGCGCGGTCTTCGCGGCTTCGGCGGGCAGGGTGGCGTCGTGGAACGCGCGGGCGCGTTCCGGGTCGAGGGCGAGGTTGAACTGGTCCTCCCAGCGGAACTCGAAGCGGGCCTTGCTGATGGCGTTGTCGCGGGCCTGCGCGCCGGGCACGCCCTTGGCGAGGTCGGCGGCGTGCGCGGCGAGGCGGTACGCGATGACGCCGTCGCGCACGTCGTTCTTGTCGGGCAGGCCGAGGTGCTCCTTGGGCGTGACGTAGCACAGCATGCTGACGCCCATCCAGCCGATCACGGCGGCGCCGACGGCGCTGGTGATGTGGTCGTACGCGGGCGCGACGTCCGTGACGAGCGGCCCGAGCGTGTAGAACGGCGCTTCGCCGCACACCTGCAGCTGACGGTCGACGTTTTCCTGCAGGAGGTGCAGCGGGACGTGGCCGGGCCCTTCGATCATGGTCTGCACGCCCAGTTCCTGGGCGATTTTGGTGAGTTCGCCGAGCGTGTCGAGTTCCGCGAACTGCGCGGCGTCGTTCGCGTCCTCGATGCTGCCGGGGCGCAGGCCGTCGCCGAGGCTGAAGGTCACGTCGAACGCGGCCATGATTTCGCAGATCTCGCGGAAGTGCGTGTACAGGAAGTTCTCCTGGTGGTGCGCGAGGCACCATCTCGCGAGGATGCTGCCGCCGCGCGAGACGATGCCGGTGCGGCGGCGCACGGTGAGCGGCAGGTGCGCCAGGCGCACGCCGGCGTGCACGGTGAAGTAGTCCACGCCCTGCTCGGCCTGCTCAATGAGGGTGTCGCGGTACACGTCCCAGGTGAGGGCCTCGGGGACGCCTCCGACCTTTTCGAGCGCCTGGTAGATGGGTACGGTGCCGATCGGGACGGCGCTGTTGCGGACGATCCACTCGCGCGTCTGGTGAATGTGCTTGCCGGTGGAGAGGTCCATGACGGTGTCGGCGCCCCAGCGGGTGGCCCACACGAGCTTCTCGACCTCGTCGGCGACGCTGGCCTTCACGGCGCTGTTGCCGATGTTCGCGTTGACTTTCACGCGGAATGCCCGGCCGATGATCATCGGTTCGAGTTCCGGGTGGTTGATGTTCGCGGGGAGCACGGCGCGGCCGCGGGCGATTTCGGCGCGGACCACTTCGGGCGTGATTTCGCGCGGCATCTGGAAGCCCAGGGCGTTGCCGGGGTGCTGGTGGCGCAGCTCGAACGCTTCGGCCTGGCGGAGGGCCTCGCGGATCGCGACGAATTCCATTTCGGGCGTGATGACGCCCGCGCGGGCCGCCTGGAGTTGCGTGATGGTCCGGCCCGCGCGGGCGCGGCGGATGGTGTGCGCGCCGGGGTAGCGGAGGTCGGCGAGGTCCGCGCGGGCGTTCTGCGCGCGGGTGTACGCGCTGGTCGCGCCCGGCAGCGTGTGGAGGTCGGGGTGGTTGTGTAGCCAGGGCCGGGCGTGCGGCAGGCCAGCGTGCAGGTCGAGGGGCGCGTCCGGGTCGGTGTAGGGGCCGCCCGTGTCGTACACGCGGACGCTGGGGTTCGGGGTGTGGCGCGCGAGGCCGCCGATCATCTCGACGGTGGGCGTCAGGTCGATTTCGCGGTGCGGGACGCGCACGTCCGGGTAGCGGGTGCCGGGCGTGTACACCTTGCGGCTTGCAGGAAACGGGCCGGTCGTGAGGGTCTGTTCGGTGGGCGTCTGGCTGGTGGGGGCGCGGGCTGAGCTTTCGGTGCGCGCCGCCCGTTCGGTGGTGTTCGTCATGCGAGTCCCCTCCTGTGGGTGGCGCGGAGGGGAAACGCAGGGTCACGCGGGGCCCATGGGTAGGCCGGGGCGACCAGTTGCGCCTGTCACGCTCCCTCCGCTGGTGTGAACCAGATCAGGTTCCTAGGGTCAGGCCGCTGTGCTCGGCCCTCTCAGCCCCCGCGTATGGGGACACCCCTGGTGACAGCACAGAAGTACCACTCCCGGCGGGGCGCGTCAAATGCGGCGGGCGCGTGGCATGCTGGGAAGCCCCCATTCCTGCGCACGCTGGAGGTTCACGGATGAGCAAACCCCTGACTGGAACGATCGCGCTCGTGACGGGCGCCAGCCGAGGTGTCGGGCGCGGCGTGGCGCTCGGGCTGGGCGAGGCGGGCGCGACGGTGTACGTGACCGGCCGGACCCTGAGCGGCCGGAACCCGGACCTGCCGCGCCTGGCGGGCAGCCTGGAGGAGACGGCCGAGGAGGTCACGCGCCTTGGCGGGCGGGGCGTGGCGGTGCGCTGCGACCACCGGGACGACGAGCAGACGCGCGTGGCCGTGGAGCGCGTCCGCGCGGAGCATGGCCGCCTGGACGTGCTGGTGAACAACGTGTGGGGCGGGTACGAGGGCCTGCACGCGTGGGATGAGCGCGGGCGGACGTGGGGCGCGCCGTTCTGGACGCAGCCGCTCTCGCTGTGGGACGAGATGTTCGGCGCGGGCGTGCGCGCGCATTACGTGACGAGCAGCCTGTGCGCGCCGCTGCTGATCGAGGCGCGCGGGCTGCTCGTGAACATCTCGTTTTTCGCGGCGTTGCGGCACCGCGGTACCGAGAACATCCCGTACTTCCTGGCGAAGGGCGCGGATGACCGCATGGCGCTCGCCATGGCGAATCACCTGCGTCCGCACGGGGTGACGGCGGTGTCGCTGTACCCGGGGCTGGTGAGGACGGAGGGCGTGCTGCTCGCGCCGGAGGGAGCGTTCGAGTTCAGCAATTCGGAGTCGCCGCAGTTCCTGGGGCGCGTGATCGCGGCGTTCGCGGGGGACGCGGGACGGCTGGAGCGGTCTGGGCAGGTGCTGGTCGCGGCGGAGCTGGCTGAGCACTATGGCGTGACGGACGTGGACGGCGCGCGGCCCCGGTCGATCCGGGCGGAGTACCTCCCGTGACGCCGGTGGCGTTGTCGGTGGCGGGGTGGGATTCCGGCGGGGGCGCAGGGGTCGGCGCGGACCTACAGGTGTTCCGCGCGCACGGCGTGCACGGCGTGGGCGCGGTGACGCTAGTGACGGCGCAGAACACGCTGGGCGTGCAGGCGGTACAGGTCATGGACCCGGCGCTGGTGCGGGCACAGCTGGAGTCGGTGCTGTCGGATTTCCCGGTGGGGGCCGTGAAGGTCGGGGCGTTGGGGAGCGCGGGGGTGGTGCGCGCGGTTGCCGAGGTGCTGCGGGCGGTGCGGGTGCCGGTGGTGGTGGACCCGGTGCTGGTGAGCACGAGCGGGCGGGCGTTGCTGGCGCCGGACGCGCTGGAGGTGTTCCGGCGGGAGTTGCTGCCGCTGGCGGCGCTGGTGACGCCGAACCTGCCGGAGGCGGAGGTGCTGCTGGGGTGGCCGGCGGGCGCGCTGTCGGGCGGCCTGCCGGTGGAGTGGGCGGCGCCCTGGCCGGCGCTCGTGAAGGGCGGGCATGGGCTGGGGGACGTGCTGGTGGACGTGCTGGCGCTTCATGGGATGCGGCGGGCGCTGACGGCGGCGCGGCGGGAGTCCCGGCATACGCACGGGACGGGGTGCGCGCTGTCGAGCGCGGTGGCGGCGCGGCTGGCGTGCGGTGAGGGCCTGGTGGAGGCCGTGACTGGAGCGCACGCGTACGTGCAGGCGGCGCTGGCGGGGGCGCCTGGGTTGGGCGCGGGGCATGGGCCGTTGGGAGTGCCAGTGGTGGGGGTGGGAGCGCCTTCATAAAGGGCGTGGGGGGGTGGGGTCTGCGCGGGGTAGTGCGGCGGCGTGGGTGGAGAGGTGTGAGAACCTTAAATGTTCATGAGGAGGCTCTCATCCGCTGGGGCGCTGGCGTGATCGTGTAAGCTACTTCGGTATGAAGACCATCGGGAAAGTCACCGTGCTGCCCAAGCTACCGGACGCGATTGCGCGCCTGAGCGAGCTGGCGTACAACGTGTATTGGTCATGGACCCCACGAGCGCAGGAGTTGTATCAGGCGCTGGATCCTCAAATTTGGGAGCGCTTCCAACATAACCCGGTGCGCACCCTCCTCGAAGTGCCGCGCGCCCGCCTCGACGCCGTCGCCGCCGACCCCGACTACCTCGGGCGCTACACGAAAGTCATGGCCGACTTCGACGCCTACATGGGCAAGAAGGACACCTGGGCCGCCCAGAACGCCGCCGCGCTCGGCCGCGTCGCGTACTTCAGCATGGAGTACGCCTTCCACGAAAGCCTCCCCATCTACTCCGGCGGCCTCGGCGTCCTCGCCGGCGACCACTGCAAGAGCGCCAGCGACCTCGGCCTCCCCTTCGTCGCCGTCGGCCTGCTCTTCCACCAGGGCTACTTCCGCCAGAGCATCAACAAGGACGGCTGGCAGGAAGAAGCCTACGACACCCTCGACCTCACCACCCTCCCCATCACGCCCGCCCGCGACGCGTTCGGCGTGGAAGTGCGCTTCAGCATGCCCATCCAGGGCCGCCAGGTGTTCATCCGCGTCTGGGAACTCAAGGTCGGCCGCATCCCCGTCTACCTCCTCGACACCAACGTCCCCGAAAACGACGACCACGACCGCCAGCTCACCGCCCGCCTGTACGGCGGCAACCAGGAATGGCGCATCCAGCAGGAGCTGATCCTCGGCGTCGGCGGCGTGCGCGCGCTGCGCCTGCTCGGCGTGGACGCGAACGTCTTCCACATGAATGAAGGGCACGCCTCGTTCCTTGGCCTGGAACGCATCCGCGAACTCGTCGCAGGCGGCCTGGACTTCCGCACCGCCCTCGAAGCGGTCGCGAGCGGCACGCTGTTTACCACGCACACGCCCGTCCCCGCCGGGAACGACGCGTTCGCACTCGACCTGATGGACCGCTACCTCGGCGAGTGGCCCGCGCAGCTCGCCACCAGCCGCGAGGAACTGTACGAACTCGCCCGCCACGACCAGACCTGGGGACAGAGCTTCAGCATGACCGTTCTCGCGCTGCGCCTCTCGCGCGCCGCGAACGGCGTGTCCGAACTGCACGGCGACGTCAGCCGCAAGATGTGGAACTTCCTGTTCGACGGCGCCAGCGAGCGCGAGGTGCCCATCGGGCACGTCACGAACGGCGCGCACACCCTCACGTTCCTCTCCCAGAACCTCCGCGACCTGTACGACACCGCTCTCGCGAGCGACTGGACCGAACGCCTCGAAGACCCCGCCGTCTGGGAAGCCGTGAACAGCATCAGCGACGCCGACCTCGCCCGCGTGCAGGCCGAACAGAAGATGGACATGATCCGCTTTGTGCGTGAGCGTCTGCGCGTTCAGGCGGAACGCAACGGCGCGAGCGCCGCCGACATCGCCGCGACCGAGGACGTCCTCTCCCCCGACGCGCTCATCATCGGCTTCGCGCGCCGCTTCGCGACGTACAAACGCGCCACGCTGCTGTTCCGCGACAAGGCCCGCCTCGCGCGCCTCGTGAACGACCCGGAACGACCCGTGCAGTTCGTGTTCGCCGGCAAGGCCCATCCCGCCGACAACCCCGGCAAGGCGTTCATTCAGGAGATCTACCGCGTCAGCCAGGAGCCCGAGTTCAAAGGCAAGATCGTCATCCTGGAGAACTACGACATGCATGTCGCCCGGCACCTCGTGCAAGGCGTGGACGTGTGGCTCAACAACCCGCGCCGCCCGCTCGAAGCGTCCGGCACCAGCGGCATGAAGGCGTCGTTCAACGGCTCCCCGAACTTCAGCGTCCTCGACGGCTGGTGGCGCGAAGGGTACGACGGCACGAACGGCTGGCCCATCGGCGACGAACGCGAGTACGCCGACCTCAACAGCCAGGACGACGCCGACAGCTACAGCATGTACGAAACCCTCGAGAAGGACATCGTGCCGCTGTACCACCGCCGCGACGCGCAGGGCTTCAACCACGACTGGCTCGCCATCAGCCGCCGCGCCATGGTGACCGTCAGCCCGCAGTACAGCATGCAGCGTCAGGTCATCGACTACGTCCAGAAGTACTACCTGCCGCTCACCAAACGCGCCGCCACCGTGAACGCGAACACCCGCACGCTCGCGCGCGAGATTGGCAGCTGGAAGACCTGGGTGCGGCAGCAGTGGCCGCACGTGCAGCTCACCGCGAACGCGCAGATGCCCGCCAGCATCGAGCCCGGCCAGACGGTGCGCGTGACGGCGCACGTGCAGCCCGCCGGCATCCAGACCGGCGAGATCCTCGTGGAGGCCGTGCTGGAACGCGGCGACGAGCGCAGCCGCGTGCCCCTGCACTTCACGGGCGACGGCAACTACGCCGCGGACCTCCCCCTCAACGAGAGCGGCCTGTACGCCATCGGCGTGCGCGCCTTCCCGGTGTACCCGGGCCTCAGCAGCGAGTTCGAGACCGGCCTCGCCAAGTGGGCCTGACCCGACAGGCCTGAAGTGGGGGCGCGGCGCGCCGCGCCCCCACTTTGTTAGAAGGCCCCGGTGCGCCGCGCCCGCTGCGGCGTATTGTGGCGGGCGTGACTCGCGCTGTACCGACCGCTGCCCTTCCCCCCATTCCCGCCGTGCTGCTCGCCATCCTGAGCGTGCAGGGCGGCGCCGCCATCGCCAAGGGCCTGTTCCCGGCGCTCGGTCCGGCCGGGACGACCGGCATCCGCATCGCGCTGTCCGCCCTGGTGCTGCTGGCGGTGTTCCGCCCGCGCCTGCGCGGCCTCACGGGCGAGCAGTGGCGCGCGGTGGTGCCGTACGGCGTGGCGCTGGGCGTCATGAACCTGACCTTCTACCTCGCGCTCGCCCGCATCCCCCTGGGGCTCGCGGTGACGCTGGAGTTCGTCGGACCGCTCCTCGTCGCGGTGTTCGGTTCGCGCCGCGCCCTGGATTTCGTGTGGGTGGCGCTCGCCGGCGCGGGCATCGCCCTGATTGCCCCGTGGGGCGGCCGGGGCGGGCTGGACGGCCTGGGCGTGCTGCTGGCGCTCGTGGCGGGCGCGTGCTGGGGGGCGTACATCCTGCTGGGCGGGCGGGTGTCGCGCGTGTTCGGCGGCGCGGACGGCGTGGCCACGGGCATGCTGTTCGCGGCGCTGGCGGGGCTGCCGTTCGCACTCGCGAGCGGCCACTGGGGCGCGCTCACGCCGGGTGTGTTCGCGGCGGGGCTGGGTGTGGCGCTGCTGTCAAGCGCACTGCCGTACTCGCTGGAGATGATCGCGCTGCGCGCACTGCCCGCGCGGACGTTCGGCATCCTGATGAGCCTGGAACCGGCCGTGGCGGCCCTGTGCGGCCTGCTGTTCCTGAACGAGCACCTGAGCGTCCCGCAGTGGGTGGCGGTGGCGTTCGTGATCGCCGCGAGCGCCGGCGCGACCCTCACGGCCCGCCGCGCCACCGCGCCCGTGGAAGCCTGAGGGTCACGGGCAGCGCGCGAGTTCCGGGCGGTACTCGAAGTGCATGGTGTCGTAGTGGTACCAGCGGCCACCCCACACGAACCCGTGGCGCTCGAACGTGTGCACGATCCCGGCCGGGAAACGGTTGCGGTACGGAATGCCGCGCGCGCCCTCGCGGTGCCCGTCCCACTGCCAGTACGCACTCATGCGGGTGTTCAGGTCGATGGCGATGCCGTAGCTGTGCGCGCTGAGGCGCGGCGTGCCCGCCACGGTTCGCCACAGGAACGTCCCGGCGCTCGGCGTGAGGAACGCGCGCCAGTCCGGGTGCTGGGGCAGCTGCGCGGCGAGGTCCCGCGCCACCGCTTCGAGCGCGCGGTCCGCGCCGTTCACGGTCGTGAATGCGAGGCGCTGCCCGAACCAGTTCACGGCGCGCAGGTGCGCGCTGACCTGCGCGCTGCTGCTGCCGTACAGGCGGCGGAAGAACGCGTCATCGCGGGCGCGACCCGGGTCCTCGAGGTACGCGGGGGGGCGCAGGGGCGCGCACGCCGGGTAGGGTGTACGGAGCTGCGCCCGCAGGTCGGCGTGGTTCAGGCGGTCGGTGTACGACCCGCTCGTTGCGCCCGCGCGGGTGACGGGGGTGCGCGTCCCGTCCGGCCAGACGACGGCGTCGGCGTCGGCGCGGAGTTGCGCGTCCGGGTACGCGCGCACCACGGCCTCGGCGAGCTGGGCGTCGGTGGGCGCGGTCGGCGCGGCCACGCCGAGGCTGCCGCCCAGCAGGAGCAGCCGGACCACGCGGGCGCAGCGGGCGGCCTTCAGGGCGTGCAGAAGTTGATCCACGGCGCCTGCCCGGGAACGCCATTTCGGCGCAGGGTCACGATGGCGTTGGCCTCGGCTCCGTGTTGGTACTCCAGCTCCAGCGGCCCGAACGCACGGCTCGCACCACGGACGGCGGTGTTCTGCGCGCTCAGCCACGCGAGCATGTCGGCCTTGCGGGCGGGATTGATGTTGAAGCACTTCAGGGCGAACGCCACCGTGACTTCACCGAGCAGGCCGCGTTCGGTGAGCGTGAGGGGGTCCTTGCCGAGGGACAACTCGATTGCATTCAGGCGGTTCTGGTTGGTGTACGAAGCGCCGCTCAGGTTCACGTTCAACCCCGCGCTGTTCGGGTGACGGTAGGTAAAGGCGTACTCCGACTCGATCCGGTCAATGATCCCGAGGTTCTGAACGTTCGGCAGGCCCGCTAGGAAACGGCCGACGCTGATGCTCCCGGCGCTCGCGGTGGCGCACGCGAGTGCCGAGGCGGTGAGGAACACATGGCGCTTCATGCGCGGACGGTAGCACAGGGCGGGGCGGGCGCCACGCAGGTTTGCGTGGCGCCCGCCCCGCGGAACCGGGTGCGTCTTAGTCGGTGTGCGGCTGGTGCAGCGCGGCGTGGACGATCTTGAGGGCGTCGTAGTCGTACTGCCCACCGAGGGCTTCCCACAGGGGCTTGAGGCGGCCCTGCGCTTCGGGGTCGAGGGTTGCGTACGTCCGGGCGATGCGTTCCACATCGTCTGGGGTGAGGCGCGTGGCGTCCTCAGGCGTGACCGCGCCGGTGCGGGCGAGGTCCGCGAGGTGCCCGATGACCGTGGAACGCGCCAGGCCACGCTCGCGCGCGATGCTCGCAGGGTCGAGGCCCGCACGGTGCAGGCGCAGGGTGTCCGCGAGCGTGTCGCCGGTGCTGGCGCGCGGCGCGGGGGTGCTCACGTCGGCGGGCGAGGCAGGGGTCGCTTCGCCGCCGTGCTGGATGACGACGTTCAGGAACCGCTCGCCGTACTGGGCGAGGCGCGCTTCACCGACGCCGCGGATGGCGGCGAGGGCGTCGAGCGCCTGAGGTCGGCGCGCGGCGATCTCGTCGAGGGTGGCGTTCGGAAAGATCGTGAACGGCGCGCGGCCTTCCTCGCGGGCGAGGGTGGTGCGCAGGAACTTGAGTTTGGCGAGCAGGTCGCCGTCCACGGGCGGGAGGGCCGGGGCGGGCTCGGGGGTGGGCGCCGCGAGCAGCGGGGCGGGCGCGGTGGCGGCCGGGCGGGGGTGGTGCCGGCGCCAGCGTCCTGCAGGACCGTGAGGAAGCGGTCGCCGTACTGCTGGAGTTTGCGTTCGCCGACGCCGCTGATCGCGCCGAGCGCGGCGAGCGTCTGCGGGCGCGCCTCGGCCATGGCCTTGAGGGTGGCGTCGTGGAAGATGACGTACGGGGGCACGCCGCCCTCGCGCGCCAGGTCAAGGCGGGTGGTGCGGAGCGCGTCGAACAGCGCCTGATCCTCGGGCGCGAGCGTCGCCTGCGCCGCGCCGCGCGGCGCTTTCGCGCCCTTTTTGGGGGCGGGGTCGTCGCGGAGGGTCAGGGTCACTTCGCCTTTGAGCAGCGTGCGCGCCTGCGGCGTGGCGATCAGGCTGCCGTGCCCGTCGGCGTCGGTGGTGAGGTAGCCGAGGGCGGTGAGCTGGCGCAGCACGGCCCGCCAGGTTTTCTCGTCGTGGTCCTTGCCGACGCCGTACGTGGGGAGCTGGTGGTGGCCGAGCGCGCGGATGCGGGGCGTGTCGCGGCCCAGCAGGACGTCCGTGAGGTGCTGCGCGCCGAAGCGGTTGCCGGTGCGTACGGCGGCCGACAGGGCCATCTGGGCGGGGCGGGTGGCGTCCCAGGTGCGCGGCGGGTTCAGGCAGGTGTCGCAGTTCCCGCACGATTCGGCGCGGTCCTCGCCGAAGTATGCGAGCAGGCCCACGCGGCGGCACGCGGCGCTTTCGGCGTACGCGAGCAGCGCGTCGAGTTTGCGGCCTTCCACGCGTTTCACGTCGTCGGGCGCGGTGCTCTGCGCGAGCATGCGGCGGACGTTCACGACGTCCGCGAGGCCGTAGGCCATCCAGGCGGTGCTGGGCAGGCCGTCGCGGCCCGCGCGGCCGGTCTCCTGGTAGTAGCCTTCGAGGCTCTTGGGCAGGTCGAGGTGCGCGACGAAGCGGACGTTGGGCTTGTCGATGCCCATGCCGAATGCGACGGTGGCGACGACGATCAGGCCCTCCTCACGCAGGAAGCGCTCCTGGTGGAGGTCGCGGGTGCGGGCGTCGAGGCCCGCGTGGTACGGGAGGGCGGTGAGGCCCTGTTCGCACAGCCACGCGGCGGTTTCCTCGA encodes:
- the thiD gene encoding bifunctional hydroxymethylpyrimidine kinase/phosphomethylpyrimidine kinase; protein product: MTPVALSVAGWDSGGGAGVGADLQVFRAHGVHGVGAVTLVTAQNTLGVQAVQVMDPALVRAQLESVLSDFPVGAVKVGALGSAGVVRAVAEVLRAVRVPVVVDPVLVSTSGRALLAPDALEVFRRELLPLAALVTPNLPEAEVLLGWPAGALSGGLPVEWAAPWPALVKGGHGLGDVLVDVLALHGMRRALTAARRESRHTHGTGCALSSAVAARLACGEGLVEAVTGAHAYVQAALAGAPGLGAGHGPLGVPVVGVGAPS
- a CDS encoding EamA family transporter produces the protein MTRAVPTAALPPIPAVLLAILSVQGGAAIAKGLFPALGPAGTTGIRIALSALVLLAVFRPRLRGLTGEQWRAVVPYGVALGVMNLTFYLALARIPLGLAVTLEFVGPLLVAVFGSRRALDFVWVALAGAGIALIAPWGGRGGLDGLGVLLALVAGACWGAYILLGGRVSRVFGGADGVATGMLFAALAGLPFALASGHWGALTPGVFAAGLGVALLSSALPYSLEMIALRALPARTFGILMSLEPAVAALCGLLFLNEHLSVPQWVAVAFVIAASAGATLTARRATAPVEA
- the thiE gene encoding thiamine phosphate synthase, giving the protein MTPFPLGRLYLVATPRDGQAEADFLARIAAALDGGVDTLQLRCKGWEAVPYIRLAERVRDLAHARRVPLFINDRVDVAVASGATGVHLGQADLPTRWARDLAPALRIGRSTHAPDHAEAALADRPAYFAVGPVYATPTKPGRAPATLDYVRWAAAHAPEDHTGVPWYAIGGIDHATAPDVIRAGATRLAVVRAILDAPDPAQAAGDLARLLDRPAVLA
- the glgP gene encoding alpha-glucan family phosphorylase — its product is MKTIGKVTVLPKLPDAIARLSELAYNVYWSWTPRAQELYQALDPQIWERFQHNPVRTLLEVPRARLDAVAADPDYLGRYTKVMADFDAYMGKKDTWAAQNAAALGRVAYFSMEYAFHESLPIYSGGLGVLAGDHCKSASDLGLPFVAVGLLFHQGYFRQSINKDGWQEEAYDTLDLTTLPITPARDAFGVEVRFSMPIQGRQVFIRVWELKVGRIPVYLLDTNVPENDDHDRQLTARLYGGNQEWRIQQELILGVGGVRALRLLGVDANVFHMNEGHASFLGLERIRELVAGGLDFRTALEAVASGTLFTTHTPVPAGNDAFALDLMDRYLGEWPAQLATSREELYELARHDQTWGQSFSMTVLALRLSRAANGVSELHGDVSRKMWNFLFDGASEREVPIGHVTNGAHTLTFLSQNLRDLYDTALASDWTERLEDPAVWEAVNSISDADLARVQAEQKMDMIRFVRERLRVQAERNGASAADIAATEDVLSPDALIIGFARRFATYKRATLLFRDKARLARLVNDPERPVQFVFAGKAHPADNPGKAFIQEIYRVSQEPEFKGKIVILENYDMHVARHLVQGVDVWLNNPRRPLEASGTSGMKASFNGSPNFSVLDGWWREGYDGTNGWPIGDEREYADLNSQDDADSYSMYETLEKDIVPLYHRRDAQGFNHDWLAISRRAMVTVSPQYSMQRQVIDYVQKYYLPLTKRAATVNANTRTLAREIGSWKTWVRQQWPHVQLTANAQMPASIEPGQTVRVTAHVQPAGIQTGEILVEAVLERGDERSRVPLHFTGDGNYAADLPLNESGLYAIGVRAFPVYPGLSSEFETGLAKWA
- a CDS encoding M15 family metallopeptidase codes for the protein MDQLLHALKAARCARVVRLLLLGGSLGVAAPTAPTDAQLAEAVVRAYPDAQLRADADAVVWPDGTRTPVTRAGATSGSYTDRLNHADLRAQLRTPYPACAPLRPPAYLEDPGRARDDAFFRRLYGSSSAQVSAHLRAVNWFGQRLAFTTVNGADRALEAVARDLAAQLPQHPDWRAFLTPSAGTFLWRTVAGTPRLSAHSYGIAIDLNTRMSAYWQWDGHREGARGIPYRNRFPAGIVHTFERHGFVWGGRWYHYDTMHFEYRPELARCP
- a CDS encoding HRDC domain-containing protein, translated to MDGDLLAKLKFLRTTLAREEGRAPFTIFPNATLDEIAARRPQALDALAAIRGVGEARLAQYGERFLNVVIQHGGEATPASPADVSTPAPRASTGDTLADTLRLHRAGLDPASIARERGLARSTVIGHLADLARTGAVTPEDATRLTPDDVERIARTYATLDPEAQGRLKPLWEALGGQYDYDALKIVHAALHQPHTD
- the thiC gene encoding phosphomethylpyrimidine synthase ThiC, with product MTNTTERAARTESSARAPTSQTPTEQTLTTGPFPASRKVYTPGTRYPDVRVPHREIDLTPTVEMIGGLARHTPNPSVRVYDTGGPYTDPDAPLDLHAGLPHARPWLHNHPDLHTLPGATSAYTRAQNARADLADLRYPGAHTIRRARAGRTITQLQAARAGVITPEMEFVAIREALRQAEAFELRHQHPGNALGFQMPREITPEVVRAEIARGRAVLPANINHPELEPMIIGRAFRVKVNANIGNSAVKASVADEVEKLVWATRWGADTVMDLSTGKHIHQTREWIVRNSAVPIGTVPIYQALEKVGGVPEALTWDVYRDTLIEQAEQGVDYFTVHAGVRLAHLPLTVRRRTGIVSRGGSILARWCLAHHQENFLYTHFREICEIMAAFDVTFSLGDGLRPGSIEDANDAAQFAELDTLGELTKIAQELGVQTMIEGPGHVPLHLLQENVDRQLQVCGEAPFYTLGPLVTDVAPAYDHITSAVGAAVIGWMGVSMLCYVTPKEHLGLPDKNDVRDGVIAYRLAAHAADLAKGVPGAQARDNAISKARFEFRWEDQFNLALDPERARAFHDATLPAEAAKTAHFCSMCGPHFCSMKLSHDLRADDVLLGLQDKAREFREGGGELYRSAPEEVTT
- a CDS encoding SDR family NAD(P)-dependent oxidoreductase codes for the protein MSKPLTGTIALVTGASRGVGRGVALGLGEAGATVYVTGRTLSGRNPDLPRLAGSLEETAEEVTRLGGRGVAVRCDHRDDEQTRVAVERVRAEHGRLDVLVNNVWGGYEGLHAWDERGRTWGAPFWTQPLSLWDEMFGAGVRAHYVTSSLCAPLLIEARGLLVNISFFAALRHRGTENIPYFLAKGADDRMALAMANHLRPHGVTAVSLYPGLVRTEGVLLAPEGAFEFSNSESPQFLGRVIAAFAGDAGRLERSGQVLVAAELAEHYGVTDVDGARPRSIRAEYLP